From the Bdellovibrio reynosensis genome, one window contains:
- a CDS encoding FecR domain-containing protein produces the protein MKNQILSWCVFGVLSFQVTAFADDMYGVFMVTKGSVKVQSAKTGTTDAKVGVKVFEGDTVITAADSRAKIVMADRNVINVNPDTKIQIAKYQNDSATGKKDVQLNLLQGKVRNNVQQNYDGEKSKFLIKTPTAVAGVRGTQFLAGFDPSTQMTSVVTFKGAVSVASVNKAGQVVGAPVMVKKGEMTTATANAAPEAPKPLPKEEVKKMDVESASTSQNKEGSEKASNEAAPAGDNKSADNKSPEGKENGKRDPASEGSAPAGDAGGNKTAQGEAPPPVKEAAPPMIDKKDMDIGMAKEINDVRQQPVAAPTTTMPRAPTADATSPVKDIIRDTMGKTRVIVRPQIGN, from the coding sequence ATGAAAAATCAGATTTTGTCATGGTGTGTCTTTGGGGTGCTTAGTTTCCAAGTAACTGCTTTTGCCGACGATATGTACGGCGTCTTCATGGTAACTAAAGGGAGCGTGAAGGTTCAAAGCGCAAAAACAGGTACAACTGACGCCAAGGTCGGAGTGAAAGTTTTTGAGGGTGATACAGTTATTACTGCAGCCGATTCCAGAGCGAAAATCGTGATGGCGGACCGTAACGTTATCAACGTCAATCCTGACACCAAAATTCAAATCGCAAAATATCAAAACGATTCTGCCACAGGCAAAAAAGACGTTCAGTTGAATCTGCTGCAAGGTAAGGTTCGTAACAACGTTCAACAAAACTATGATGGCGAAAAAAGTAAGTTCTTAATTAAGACACCAACTGCAGTCGCAGGAGTTCGTGGTACCCAGTTCCTTGCGGGATTTGATCCGTCCACGCAAATGACTTCGGTGGTAACTTTTAAAGGCGCTGTTTCAGTAGCGTCAGTTAATAAAGCAGGCCAAGTTGTTGGCGCTCCAGTCATGGTTAAAAAAGGTGAAATGACGACTGCGACTGCGAATGCAGCTCCTGAAGCTCCGAAACCTCTTCCTAAAGAAGAAGTTAAAAAAATGGACGTAGAAAGTGCTTCTACGAGCCAAAACAAAGAAGGCAGCGAAAAAGCTTCTAACGAAGCAGCTCCAGCAGGTGATAACAAATCTGCTGATAACAAATCTCCTGAAGGTAAAGAAAACGGCAAACGCGACCCTGCAAGTGAAGGTTCAGCTCCTGCCGGTGATGCTGGTGGAAATAAAACAGCTCAGGGCGAGGCTCCGCCTCCAGTGAAAGAAGCAGCTCCTCCGATGATTGATAAAAAAGATATGGATATCGGTATGGCAAAAGAGATCAACGACGTACGTCAGCAGCCTGTAGCGGCTCCGACGACGACGATGCCTCGCGCGCCAACGGCTGACGCAACTTCACCGGTGAAAGATATCATTCGAGATACAATGGGTAAAACTCGTGTGATCGTAAGACCGCAAATTGGTAATTAA
- a CDS encoding hit locus has protein sequence MKKVLALSISLVLGFSVVSVTSFAQEDDSKRTVNPGTDPNEAKGTRALEAEVAAPGYCPECIARMKHGRINDDTTYRPAGTSSSPSGGSSSKEGTR, from the coding sequence ATGAAAAAAGTTTTAGCTTTATCCATTTCACTAGTTCTTGGTTTCTCTGTGGTGTCAGTAACTTCCTTTGCACAAGAGGATGACTCAAAAAGAACTGTAAATCCAGGCACTGATCCTAACGAAGCTAAAGGGACTCGCGCATTAGAAGCTGAAGTCGCTGCTCCGGGGTATTGCCCAGAATGTATCGCCAGAATGAAACACGGCCGCATCAACGACGATACAACTTACCGTCCTGCAGGCACTTCTTCCTCACCAAGTGGCGGAAGCTCTTCGAAAGAGGGAACTCGCTAG
- a CDS encoding type II secretion system F family protein — MSFLFNEWIMIPLFGICVFTVVILWADKAIAWLHKRSLGQRDEVMRLLRVMGMEVDERKITILILLMSFGIGALVFLAFWPSVLVGFFIGASVTIAGWQLPLFAVRMIYEQRCNKFTDQMVDGLTIMANGIKAGSNPQESMKRVVEIMGNPMSQEFAQVLYQMQVGDSFESALNDLGTRIPRPDVQMFVTSINILKETGGNLAETFQTIVIVIRERQKVEKKIQAMTAQGMMQGIIVTMIPFILMGVFMLIDPGFIKPMFSTTLGLVLLFVMLGLQIIGGVVIKKLVTIKV, encoded by the coding sequence GTGAGTTTTTTATTTAACGAATGGATCATGATTCCGTTATTTGGCATCTGTGTTTTCACGGTCGTCATCCTTTGGGCTGACAAGGCCATAGCTTGGCTTCATAAACGCAGCTTAGGTCAACGCGATGAAGTTATGCGTTTATTGCGTGTCATGGGCATGGAAGTTGACGAGCGAAAAATCACGATCTTAATTCTGTTAATGAGTTTCGGTATCGGCGCTTTAGTTTTCTTAGCGTTTTGGCCAAGTGTCCTAGTGGGTTTCTTTATCGGTGCCTCAGTCACTATCGCCGGTTGGCAGTTGCCACTATTTGCTGTGCGTATGATTTACGAACAACGCTGCAACAAGTTCACCGATCAAATGGTGGATGGTCTTACAATCATGGCTAACGGTATTAAAGCCGGCTCCAATCCCCAAGAATCAATGAAACGCGTGGTTGAAATCATGGGGAATCCTATGAGCCAAGAATTCGCCCAAGTTCTTTATCAGATGCAAGTCGGTGATAGTTTTGAAAGTGCATTGAACGATTTGGGAACACGCATCCCACGCCCTGATGTGCAGATGTTTGTAACGTCGATCAATATCCTAAAAGAAACTGGTGGTAACCTAGCTGAAACTTTCCAGACCATCGTCATAGTCATTCGTGAGCGTCAAAAGGTAGAGAAAAAAATTCAAGCCATGACCGCACAAGGGATGATGCAAGGGATAATCGTCACCATGATTCCGTTTATCTTAATGGGCGTCTTTATGCTGATTGATCCGGGTTTTATCAAGCCCATGTTCAGCACAACCCTAGGTCTAGTGTTATTATTCGTCATGCTGGGCCTGCAAATAATCGGTGGCGTAGTAATCAAAAAGCTTGTTACCATCAAAGTGTAG
- a CDS encoding tetratricopeptide repeat protein, giving the protein MKAALIFLLSFLLAVPSFAIDTKIAQSQVIVVHLHDANATGDVQTVRVRDVDSNKIAQISLHPNKANPKIWSGFFVISFFKGDTAARTLEFFGVGKNPYYTYVSGTDTIQRVNLFENSDLMAAFITRDVEAKAKAAAKAAPVAADKKKAEVFSQEKMVQIQKQVREQVRVQEQVQVSLEEQQAKKRAELLEQQQKLSQAEKKRKQDEAAALVKKADAQYVKQNYAAAEKLYSEAIELDPENESYFYRYGVSLYKTENYNKSLVTLNMAEVDTDKLLEKDYYIALNQLKLKDYDKALKALVEVRDENDPNFSPTAAYFAGTIEYQQQKFPEARKSMEYVLDNSKDPQMDKAAEDMLDQIDRMENFLASKKERFRFTFFAGPVYDENILNVALNNGQTDVQAFRANFGASALGYIYKGLNSDLAAQLAVSDYYSTNTRFQGDATLQTADPLELALTLPYHLEIVGKSRSYNLDVLPSYRTIYMSPTGGTRAEILRTTGVTTTLAAPVKRDLYLSGKLEYSIDTSLADISSDDDDQSGNKYGLTITPTKLLDLKGEKSISTDISYIMNQANGKNFRYQRMGLGVSYSYPTFWKSTGTLRGDYANQSYGEADTARTDSTMTFTYSLNKDLTKKWNMGATAQYTIANSEVELYKYNKAMLSALFTYTHSILSK; this is encoded by the coding sequence ATGAAAGCAGCTTTGATTTTTCTTCTGAGTTTCCTTTTGGCCGTGCCGTCTTTTGCGATTGATACAAAGATTGCCCAGTCTCAAGTAATTGTCGTTCACTTGCATGATGCAAACGCCACGGGTGATGTGCAGACGGTTCGGGTTCGCGATGTCGATTCAAATAAAATAGCGCAAATTTCACTTCATCCTAATAAAGCCAATCCAAAAATTTGGAGCGGCTTTTTCGTTATTAGCTTTTTTAAGGGTGATACAGCGGCAAGAACTTTAGAGTTCTTTGGTGTTGGTAAAAATCCTTATTACACTTACGTTTCAGGCACAGACACGATTCAAAGGGTAAACCTTTTTGAAAACTCTGATTTAATGGCGGCCTTTATTACCAGAGACGTTGAGGCTAAAGCAAAAGCTGCAGCTAAAGCGGCACCAGTAGCGGCAGATAAGAAAAAGGCCGAAGTTTTTTCTCAAGAAAAAATGGTGCAAATTCAAAAACAAGTTCGCGAACAAGTTCGTGTTCAAGAGCAAGTGCAAGTCAGCTTAGAAGAACAGCAAGCGAAAAAAAGAGCTGAGCTTTTAGAGCAACAACAAAAACTTAGCCAAGCTGAAAAGAAAAGAAAACAAGATGAAGCGGCGGCCTTAGTTAAAAAGGCGGATGCCCAATATGTAAAACAAAACTATGCAGCTGCAGAAAAGCTTTATTCAGAGGCTATTGAGTTAGATCCAGAAAACGAATCTTACTTTTACCGTTATGGGGTTAGCTTATATAAGACTGAAAACTATAATAAGTCCTTAGTGACTTTAAATATGGCGGAAGTTGATACCGATAAGCTGCTTGAAAAAGACTATTACATCGCTTTGAACCAGTTAAAGCTTAAAGACTATGATAAAGCTTTAAAGGCGCTCGTTGAAGTTCGTGACGAAAATGATCCTAACTTCAGTCCAACGGCTGCTTATTTCGCTGGTACTATTGAATATCAACAGCAGAAATTCCCAGAAGCTCGCAAGAGTATGGAATATGTTTTAGATAATTCCAAAGATCCACAAATGGATAAGGCTGCTGAAGACATGCTAGATCAAATTGATCGCATGGAAAATTTCTTGGCAAGCAAAAAGGAACGTTTCAGATTCACCTTTTTTGCCGGACCTGTTTACGACGAAAATATTCTGAATGTCGCTTTAAATAATGGACAAACAGATGTGCAAGCTTTCCGCGCCAACTTCGGTGCAAGTGCATTGGGTTATATCTATAAAGGCTTGAATTCAGATTTAGCAGCTCAGCTAGCGGTATCTGACTACTATAGTACTAATACGCGCTTTCAAGGGGACGCCACCTTGCAAACAGCAGACCCTTTAGAATTAGCTTTGACCTTACCGTATCACTTAGAGATCGTCGGTAAAAGCAGATCCTACAACCTTGATGTCTTGCCTTCCTATAGAACCATTTATATGAGCCCTACCGGCGGCACGCGCGCAGAGATCTTGCGAACAACCGGGGTGACGACCACATTGGCGGCACCGGTTAAAAGAGACCTGTATTTGTCAGGAAAGCTTGAGTATTCAATTGATACATCGCTAGCAGATATATCTTCTGACGATGATGATCAAAGCGGTAACAAATATGGATTAACTATTACGCCGACAAAGTTGTTAGACCTTAAAGGCGAAAAATCCATTTCAACAGATATCAGCTACATCATGAATCAAGCAAATGGTAAGAATTTTCGCTATCAACGAATGGGTTTGGGTGTGAGCTATAGTTACCCAACGTTCTGGAAGTCGACAGGCACTCTGCGTGGGGATTATGCGAATCAAAGTTACGGGGAGGCTGATACGGCCCGTACCGATAGCACAATGACTTTCACGTATTCTTTAAATAAAGATCTTACGAAAAAATGGAATATGGGCGCTACAGCTCAATACACTATAGCAAATTCCGAAGTTGAACTTTATAAGTACAACAAGGCGATGCTAAGTGCTCTTTTCACATATACTCATAGCATTCTAAGCAAATAA
- the groES gene encoding co-chaperone GroES has protein sequence MAKTELSVRPLHDRILVRRMAEEEKTAGGLFIPDTAKEKPQKGEIVATGKGRVTEDGKILPLEVKAGDKVLFSKYAGTELKLEGAEYLMMREEDILGVFQ, from the coding sequence ATGGCTAAAACTGAACTTAGCGTTCGTCCACTTCACGATAGAATCCTAGTGCGCAGAATGGCGGAAGAAGAAAAAACCGCTGGCGGACTTTTCATCCCTGATACAGCAAAAGAAAAACCACAAAAAGGCGAAATCGTAGCAACTGGCAAAGGCCGTGTTACTGAAGACGGTAAAATCCTTCCATTGGAAGTTAAAGCTGGCGACAAAGTTCTTTTCAGCAAATACGCGGGAACTGAGTTGAAACTTGAAGGCGCAGAGTACTTAATGATGCGCGAAGAAGACATCTTGGGCGTGTTCCAATAG
- the queF gene encoding preQ(1) synthase — protein sequence MKKKSGRDAKELETFALGENQTHYPETYAPEVLEAFDNKNPGKVAWTTFVCTEFTSLCPKTRQPDFAKIFINYIADKKMVESKSLKLYLFSFRNHGDFHEDCVQTICDDLVKLMKPKYIEVIGEFTPRGGIAIYPYANYSAKDKFFQDLYKKRLAEYAPGKYSMELSKLY from the coding sequence ATGAAAAAGAAATCCGGCAGAGACGCAAAAGAACTAGAAACCTTCGCCTTGGGTGAAAACCAAACCCATTACCCTGAGACTTACGCCCCAGAAGTATTAGAAGCTTTCGATAACAAAAATCCAGGCAAGGTCGCTTGGACAACTTTTGTTTGTACTGAATTTACTTCGCTTTGCCCAAAGACCCGCCAGCCTGACTTCGCAAAAATTTTTATCAACTACATCGCTGATAAAAAAATGGTCGAATCAAAATCTTTAAAACTTTACCTTTTCAGCTTCCGTAACCACGGTGATTTCCACGAAGACTGCGTGCAAACGATCTGCGATGACTTAGTGAAGTTGATGAAACCAAAATACATTGAAGTGATCGGTGAATTTACTCCGCGTGGAGGTATTGCTATTTACCCTTACGCAAACTACAGTGCGAAAGATAAGTTCTTCCAAGATCTTTATAAAAAGCGCCTGGCAGAATATGCCCCAGGCAAATACTCGATGGAGCTTTCTAAGCTTTATTAG
- a CDS encoding DUF6531 domain-containing protein gives MKKAILGFAFLFSAQAYALVDMKNANYSNTWIDMDVPGSGYDLKIVRTYNSRSLFNGMFGFGWCSDFETSMEVNAEGNIKVKECGGGLEVTFSPREVTRKEVDGTINSIINKMKAEKKVGVTEAYITSLKTQLLEDDNLRSDFASRYGINVAVREGTKFYANGREVEHFVFNKTHYTRNLPDGSAQRFSPQGKLTHIYDKNGNYLKFDYDKDVIATLQDNNGRRLNFKYYQNKKVKSITGPNGLMADYKFANLDDLSSVKNAWLKTYTYEYDELHNLTKAGWPDKTFVAIKYDKKNDWVVAFADRDKCIEQYKYEFSENDPKNHYWSTVKKTCGKELTADNKYEFWHDQRKDGQYYLQRVLTSVNGNVTDISYHPVFGKPVSIRRNTDRVTYEYYPDGLVKIKASPNVRMAFEYDSALKKVSSVSSTFFNEKGQKALTKATQFKYDGKGNLVFAQNSDGQKINMTYDNRGRIATITDHAKKVVKIEYEERYGKPSIVTRPGLGTIVVSYKPNGEINKVDSKEGPSVAMQVASTFNNLLDIIAPATAELYL, from the coding sequence ATGAAGAAGGCAATTCTTGGGTTCGCTTTTCTTTTTTCAGCTCAAGCCTATGCGCTTGTAGATATGAAAAATGCCAACTACTCAAATACATGGATTGATATGGATGTTCCCGGAAGTGGCTACGATTTAAAAATCGTGCGCACTTATAATAGCCGTTCGCTATTTAACGGAATGTTCGGATTTGGCTGGTGTTCTGATTTTGAAACTTCCATGGAAGTGAATGCCGAAGGAAATATTAAAGTTAAAGAATGCGGCGGCGGCCTTGAAGTCACCTTTTCACCGCGTGAAGTAACTAGAAAAGAAGTTGATGGAACTATCAACTCTATTATCAATAAAATGAAAGCTGAAAAGAAAGTGGGTGTGACTGAAGCTTACATCACGTCTTTAAAAACTCAGCTTCTTGAAGATGACAATCTTCGTTCTGACTTTGCTTCCCGCTACGGAATTAATGTAGCTGTGCGCGAAGGGACGAAGTTCTATGCAAACGGACGTGAAGTAGAACATTTTGTTTTTAACAAAACCCACTACACACGCAATCTTCCTGATGGCAGTGCTCAACGCTTTAGCCCGCAAGGAAAATTGACCCATATCTATGATAAAAATGGTAATTACTTAAAATTTGATTACGACAAAGATGTTATTGCGACACTTCAAGATAACAACGGTCGTCGTTTAAACTTTAAGTACTATCAAAACAAAAAAGTTAAGTCTATCACGGGCCCTAACGGTCTGATGGCTGATTATAAATTCGCCAACCTTGATGATCTTTCATCCGTGAAGAACGCTTGGTTAAAAACTTACACTTACGAATACGACGAGCTTCACAATTTAACTAAAGCCGGCTGGCCCGATAAAACTTTCGTAGCTATCAAATACGATAAAAAGAATGACTGGGTTGTGGCTTTTGCTGACCGCGATAAATGTATTGAGCAATATAAATATGAGTTCTCTGAAAACGACCCGAAAAACCACTACTGGTCGACAGTTAAAAAAACTTGCGGCAAAGAATTGACTGCAGATAACAAATACGAATTTTGGCACGATCAACGCAAAGATGGTCAGTACTATTTGCAACGTGTTTTGACTTCAGTTAACGGCAACGTGACTGACATTTCCTATCATCCTGTATTTGGCAAACCAGTTTCTATTCGCCGTAATACTGACCGCGTAACATACGAATACTATCCAGATGGTTTAGTGAAAATTAAAGCATCACCTAATGTGCGTATGGCATTTGAGTATGATTCTGCCCTTAAAAAAGTAAGCTCTGTTTCAAGCACCTTCTTTAATGAAAAAGGTCAGAAGGCTCTTACCAAAGCCACTCAATTTAAGTACGACGGTAAAGGTAATTTAGTATTTGCCCAAAATAGCGATGGCCAAAAAATCAATATGACGTACGATAACCGCGGTCGTATTGCTACCATCACGGATCACGCTAAAAAAGTAGTTAAGATTGAATACGAAGAACGTTATGGCAAACCATCGATCGTGACCCGCCCCGGCTTAGGCACTATCGTAGTTAGCTATAAGCCAAATGGTGAAATCAATAAGGTAGATAGTAAAGAAGGACCATCTGTGGCGATGCAAGTTGCTAGTACGTTCAATAATTTATTAGATATCATTGCCCCTGCTACTGCAGAGTTGTATCTATAA
- the groL gene encoding chaperonin GroEL (60 kDa chaperone family; promotes refolding of misfolded polypeptides especially under stressful conditions; forms two stacked rings of heptamers to form a barrel-shaped 14mer; ends can be capped by GroES; misfolded proteins enter the barrel where they are refolded when GroES binds), with protein MSKVLTFSEDARTHILKGVNTLANAVKVTLGPKGRNVVIDKSFGSPLITKDGVTVAKEIELENKFENMGAQMVKEVASKTNDEAGDGTTTATVLAQAIYREGAKLVSAGHNPMSIKRGIDKAVATIIEDLKAMSKPVKGTNEVAQVGAISANNDKEIGQMLADAMEKVGREGVITIEESKTAKTEVSVVEGMQFDRGYLSPYFVTNAERMEAVLENAYVLVTDKKISSMKDMIGILEGVAKQGRQLLIIAEDVEGEALATLVVNKLRGTLHICAVKAPGFGDRRKAMLEDIAILTGAKVISEDIGRKLEQATIADLGVAKRIVVDKDNTTVIDGSGKKEDIKARVSAIKAQIEETTSDYDKEKLKERLAKMAGGVAVIYVGAPSEVEMKEKKHRVEDALNATRAAVEEGIVAGGGTALLRAASKIDKTKYAEEEAFGATIIKRACEEPIRQIAANAGLDGAIVLDRILQNKSASWGFNAYSDEYTDLIKDGVIDPVKVVRCALTNAASVASLMLTTETMIAEAPKKEAAAAPGGHGMPGMGGMGDMM; from the coding sequence ATGAGCAAAGTATTAACATTCTCAGAAGACGCTCGCACACACATCCTTAAAGGTGTGAACACTTTAGCGAACGCTGTAAAAGTAACTCTTGGACCTAAAGGTCGTAACGTAGTTATCGACAAATCTTTCGGTTCGCCTCTTATCACTAAAGACGGTGTAACTGTTGCTAAAGAAATCGAACTTGAAAACAAATTCGAAAACATGGGCGCGCAAATGGTTAAAGAAGTTGCTTCTAAAACCAATGACGAAGCCGGTGACGGAACTACAACTGCAACTGTTCTAGCTCAAGCGATCTACCGCGAAGGTGCTAAACTAGTTTCTGCTGGTCATAACCCAATGTCTATCAAACGTGGTATCGACAAAGCTGTTGCTACTATCATTGAAGACCTTAAAGCAATGTCTAAGCCTGTTAAAGGCACTAACGAAGTTGCTCAAGTTGGCGCGATCTCTGCGAACAATGATAAAGAAATCGGTCAAATGTTGGCTGATGCTATGGAAAAAGTAGGCCGTGAAGGCGTTATCACTATCGAAGAATCTAAAACTGCTAAAACTGAAGTTTCTGTAGTTGAAGGTATGCAATTCGACCGTGGTTACCTTTCTCCATACTTCGTAACTAACGCTGAAAGAATGGAAGCAGTTCTTGAAAACGCTTACGTTCTAGTTACTGACAAAAAAATCTCTTCTATGAAAGACATGATCGGCATCCTTGAAGGCGTTGCAAAACAAGGCCGTCAATTGTTGATCATCGCTGAAGACGTTGAAGGTGAAGCACTAGCAACTTTAGTTGTGAACAAACTCCGTGGCACTCTTCACATCTGTGCAGTTAAAGCTCCTGGCTTCGGTGACCGTCGTAAAGCTATGCTTGAAGACATCGCGATCCTAACTGGCGCGAAAGTTATTTCTGAAGATATCGGTCGTAAACTTGAGCAAGCTACTATCGCGGACTTGGGTGTTGCGAAACGTATCGTTGTAGACAAAGACAACACGACTGTTATCGATGGTTCTGGTAAAAAAGAAGACATCAAAGCTCGCGTTTCTGCTATTAAAGCACAAATCGAAGAAACTACTTCTGACTACGACAAAGAAAAACTAAAAGAGCGTCTAGCTAAAATGGCTGGCGGTGTGGCAGTTATCTACGTTGGTGCTCCGTCTGAAGTTGAAATGAAAGAGAAAAAACACCGTGTTGAAGATGCTTTGAATGCAACTCGCGCGGCAGTTGAAGAAGGTATCGTTGCTGGTGGCGGAACTGCACTTCTAAGAGCAGCTTCTAAAATCGACAAAACTAAATACGCTGAAGAAGAAGCTTTCGGTGCGACTATCATTAAACGCGCTTGCGAAGAGCCAATTCGTCAAATCGCTGCGAATGCAGGCCTTGATGGCGCGATCGTTCTTGATCGTATCCTTCAAAACAAATCTGCTTCATGGGGTTTCAACGCTTACTCTGACGAATACACTGACCTAATCAAAGACGGTGTTATCGATCCAGTTAAAGTTGTTCGTTGCGCATTAACTAACGCTGCTTCTGTAGCGTCTTTGATGCTTACTACTGAGACTATGATTGCAGAAGCTCCTAAGAAAGAAGCTGCTGCTGCTCCAGGCGGACACGGAATGCCAGGAATGGGCGGAATGGGAGATATGATGTAA
- a CDS encoding response regulator has translation MKIRFAVVDDAAFLRELLKNIITSAGGVCVGEAENGDEAVALVNNTLPDLVLLDMVMPLRNGIETAKAIKELHPEIKIIGCSTVDQESLVQKAYEAGFDAYIVKPFTKDQVISAIHKVLPHLGESTHGRT, from the coding sequence ATGAAGATACGTTTTGCTGTTGTTGATGATGCCGCTTTTTTACGTGAACTGCTGAAGAATATAATTACTTCTGCTGGCGGCGTATGTGTCGGTGAAGCGGAAAACGGTGATGAAGCCGTTGCGCTTGTTAACAATACCCTGCCCGATTTAGTTTTATTGGATATGGTGATGCCACTTCGTAATGGTATCGAAACTGCTAAAGCGATCAAAGAACTTCATCCTGAAATAAAAATCATCGGCTGTTCTACTGTGGATCAAGAATCCCTGGTGCAAAAAGCTTATGAAGCAGGTTTTGATGCCTATATCGTTAAGCCATTTACAAAAGATCAAGTTATCTCTGCCATCCACAAGGTCTTACCTCATCTAGGAGAATCAACCCATGGAAGAACTTAA